A single window of Sphingobacterium sp. ML3W DNA harbors:
- a CDS encoding type I restriction endonuclease subunit R: MKYTESQLEQAFISLLETEGYQYINGKKLVRTSNQDVLMKDDLRAFFLARYPDLEEIELESLINELAFQSASNLYESNKYICKLLADGLIFKRNNPAKKDLHIRYIDIDTVSNNTFKIVNQLEILGSELRIPDLILYINGIPVVVFEFKTAIEEEITIHDAFKQLTIRYRRDIPELMKYNVFCVISDGINNKSGTIFSPYEFYYGWNKITGDEKKALTGIETTTSIVHGMLNQNRLVDIIHHFVLFPDTSKNELKILTRYPQYYASNKLYQNILKHRKPEGDGKGGTYFGATGCGKSYTMLYLSRLLMRSTDFASPTIIIISDRTDLDDQLSKDFTNAKKFIGDENIINIESRADLRDRLRGIESGGVYLTTVQKFAEDADILSDRTNIICISDEAHRSQVNLDLKVKIDEEKGVTKSYGFAKYLHDSLPNATYVGFTGTPIDKTLEVFGDVIDQYTMFESVNDEITVRLVYEGRAAKVNLDYNKVQEIEQYYENAVAEGASEYHVEASQKAIAKMEVVLGDKDRIKAIAKDFINHYENRIEEKATVAGKAMFVCASRGIAYKLYQEILALRPEWGEETLTEGLTDREQKEIKPIERVKMIMTRNKDDEKDLWDLLGSKEDRKELDRQFKQVKSNFKIAIVVDMWLTGFDVPFLDTIYIDKPLQTHNLIQTISRVNRKYQGKDRGLVVDYIGIKKNLNHALGLFNNQTTDDDFEDLSQAEIIVRDQVDLLRQFFHQFDTTNYFEGLPVARLQCLNKASELVLQTEESEKFFVNVTKKLKSAYNLVSGSELFTYNEVDEIHFYFAVKSIVVKLTKGEAPDTAQMNAKVARLVEEAIISEGVEEIFKLDDNKANAIDLFNDKFIEKISNLELPNTKIKILERLLKETINDFKKINKVKGQDFSERLQSIINRYNERSERDILDYDGIQADTAEQMLDLIIKLRSEMDSFQDLGIDYEEKAFYDILDLICKQYGFEFDNEKMLELAREIKKIVDNAAKYPDWADRDDIKAQLKMDIIVKLHQFGYPPITQDDVYKNVLEQAENFKKNR; the protein is encoded by the coding sequence ATGAAATACACCGAATCACAATTAGAACAAGCTTTTATTAGCCTTTTGGAAACAGAAGGTTATCAATATATCAATGGGAAGAAATTAGTAAGAACTTCCAATCAAGACGTTTTGATGAAAGATGATTTACGTGCTTTTTTCTTAGCTCGATATCCCGATTTAGAAGAAATTGAATTGGAAAGTTTAATCAATGAATTGGCTTTTCAATCGGCGTCTAATTTATATGAATCCAATAAATACATCTGTAAATTGTTGGCAGATGGGTTGATTTTTAAACGTAACAATCCAGCAAAAAAGGATTTGCATATTCGTTACATTGATATTGATACGGTTAGTAATAACACGTTCAAAATTGTCAATCAATTAGAAATTCTAGGATCGGAACTGCGTATCCCTGATTTGATCTTGTATATCAATGGAATTCCTGTAGTCGTTTTTGAATTTAAAACAGCTATTGAAGAAGAGATTACCATTCACGATGCGTTTAAACAATTAACGATTCGTTACCGCAGAGATATTCCGGAACTGATGAAATACAATGTGTTTTGTGTGATTAGCGATGGTATCAACAATAAATCGGGTACAATCTTTTCACCGTATGAATTTTATTACGGTTGGAACAAAATTACAGGTGACGAGAAAAAAGCGTTGACAGGTATTGAAACCACAACATCTATTGTACATGGAATGCTGAACCAAAATCGGTTAGTTGATATTATTCATCACTTTGTATTGTTTCCTGATACATCAAAAAACGAACTAAAAATTTTAACTCGCTATCCACAATATTACGCTTCTAATAAACTGTATCAAAATATTTTAAAACATCGAAAGCCCGAAGGCGATGGTAAAGGCGGAACCTATTTTGGTGCAACAGGATGTGGGAAAAGTTATACCATGTTGTATCTTTCTCGGTTATTAATGCGCTCAACCGACTTTGCAAGTCCTACAATCATCATTATTTCAGATCGTACAGATTTGGACGATCAATTGTCGAAAGATTTCACCAATGCAAAGAAATTTATTGGCGATGAAAACATCATCAATATCGAATCACGGGCTGATTTAAGAGATCGCTTGCGTGGAATCGAAAGTGGCGGTGTGTATTTAACTACCGTTCAAAAGTTCGCAGAAGATGCAGATATTTTATCAGATAGAACGAATATCATTTGCATTTCGGATGAAGCGCATCGTTCACAAGTTAATTTAGATTTAAAAGTCAAAATTGATGAAGAAAAAGGCGTTACCAAATCGTATGGTTTTGCTAAATATTTGCATGATTCCTTACCCAATGCTACGTATGTTGGCTTTACAGGAACACCTATTGATAAAACCTTAGAGGTTTTTGGAGATGTCATTGATCAATATACTATGTTTGAATCGGTAAACGATGAAATCACCGTTCGTTTGGTTTATGAAGGTCGAGCTGCAAAAGTCAATTTAGATTACAATAAAGTTCAAGAAATTGAACAGTATTATGAAAATGCGGTGGCAGAAGGCGCTTCGGAATATCACGTAGAAGCCAGTCAAAAAGCCATTGCCAAAATGGAAGTGGTTTTAGGCGACAAAGATCGTATCAAAGCGATTGCAAAAGATTTTATCAACCATTACGAAAACCGCATCGAAGAAAAAGCAACCGTTGCTGGCAAAGCCATGTTTGTTTGTGCTTCACGTGGCATTGCTTATAAGTTGTATCAAGAAATTTTGGCATTGCGACCAGAATGGGGCGAAGAGACGCTTACGGAAGGATTAACCGATAGAGAACAAAAGGAAATCAAGCCGATTGAACGTGTCAAAATGATTATGACACGTAACAAGGACGATGAGAAAGATTTGTGGGATTTGTTGGGTAGTAAAGAAGATCGAAAAGAATTAGATCGTCAGTTTAAACAAGTTAAATCCAATTTCAAAATTGCGATTGTCGTGGATATGTGGTTAACTGGTTTTGATGTTCCTTTTTTGGATACCATTTATATTGACAAACCATTACAAACACATAATTTAATTCAAACAATTTCTCGTGTAAACCGTAAATATCAAGGAAAAGATCGAGGTTTGGTCGTAGATTATATCGGAATTAAGAAGAATTTGAATCATGCTTTAGGATTGTTTAATAATCAAACCACCGATGATGATTTTGAAGATTTAAGTCAAGCGGAAATCATCGTGCGAGATCAAGTTGATTTATTGCGTCAGTTTTTCCATCAGTTCGATACTACGAATTATTTTGAAGGTTTGCCTGTGGCACGTTTACAATGTTTAAATAAAGCATCAGAATTGGTGTTACAGACCGAAGAATCAGAAAAATTCTTTGTGAATGTAACCAAGAAATTAAAATCTGCTTACAACTTAGTGAGTGGATCAGAATTATTTACATATAACGAAGTAGATGAAATTCATTTCTACTTTGCAGTGAAATCGATTGTCGTAAAACTAACCAAAGGTGAAGCTCCAGATACGGCTCAAATGAACGCCAAGGTTGCAAGATTGGTAGAAGAAGCAATTATTTCGGAAGGGGTCGAAGAAATCTTTAAGTTAGATGATAATAAAGCAAATGCTATTGATTTGTTTAATGATAAATTCATAGAAAAAATTTCCAATTTAGAATTACCGAATACCAAAATTAAAATTTTAGAACGTTTACTAAAAGAAACCATCAACGATTTTAAGAAAATCAATAAAGTTAAAGGACAAGATTTTTCCGAACGTTTACAAAGCATCATCAACCGATACAACGAGCGGAGCGAACGAGATATTTTAGATTACGACGGCATTCAAGCTGACACTGCGGAGCAAATGTTGGATTTAATCATCAAACTTCGATCTGAAATGGATTCCTTCCAAGATTTGGGTATTGATTATGAAGAAAAGGCTTTTTATGACATTCTAGATTTGATTTGTAAACAATATGGTTTCGAATTTGACAACGAAAAAATGTTGGAGCTAGCTCGTGAAATAAAAAAGATTGTAGACAACGCTGCGAAATATCCAGATTGGGCAGATCGTGACGATATCAAAGCACAGTTAAAAATGGATATTATTGTGAAACTGCATCAATTTGGTTATCCACCCATTACACAAGACGATGTATATAAAAATGTGTTAGAACAAGCAGAGAATTTTAAGAAGAATAGGTGA